The following are encoded together in the Daucus carota subsp. sativus chromosome 5, DH1 v3.0, whole genome shotgun sequence genome:
- the LOC108222261 gene encoding peroxidase 5 has translation MMKVKSLKCMELVLCCCLILSCIVSTIGASSSPLKVGYYRKSCPRAESIVRHAVNKAASKDPGIAASLIRMHFHDCFVRGCEGSVLLDSTSNKLAEKSHPANNPSLQGFEVIDEAKAKLEAICPNKVSCSDIIAFAARDSALRAGGINYAVPSGRRDGTESVFDEVTQNLPPPSLNAQQLVDNFAKKGLSLDEMVTLSGAHSIGVSHCSSFTDRLYKFNATHPQDPSLDPKYAASLKRRCPKSSAQDRTVNLDSLTPQRLDNQYYVGLKYNRGLLTSDQTLLTSPLTSKNAWNNANYGSNWSAKFAAAMVRMGSIDVLTGKQGEIRRICSVVN, from the exons ATGATGAAGGTAAAGAGCTTGAAGTGCATGGAACTGGTGCTGTGTTGTTGTTTGATCCTGTCTTGTATCGTATCCACAATAGGAGCTTCCTCGTCGCCACTTAAGGTTGGTTACTACAGGAAAAGCTGTCCAAGGGCAGAGTCAATTGTAAGACATGCTGTGAACAAAGCGGCGTCGAAGGATCCAGGCATTGCTGCTAGCCTCATTAGAATGCATTTCCATGACTGCTTTGTCAGG GGTTGTGAGGGTTCGGTACTGTTGGATTCGACATCAAATAAGCTAGCAGAAAAATCTCATCCCGCGAATAATCCTAGTCTACAAGGTTTTGAGGTGATCGACGAGGCCAAAGCGAAGCTTGAAGCTATATGTCCCAACAAGGTGTCGTGTTCAGATATAATAGCCTTTGCTGCCCGTGACAGCGCCCTCAGAGCCGGGGGCATAAACTATGCAGTGCCTTCAGGGCGTCGTGATGGAACTGAATCAGTATTCGACGAAGTTACACAAAATCTCCCTCCCCCTTCATTGAACGCCCAGCAACTTGTAGACAACTTTGCAAAGAAAGGATTATCATTAGACGAAATGGTCACACTCTCTGGCGCACATTCAATTGGCGTCTCACATTGCAGCTCATTCACAGACCGTCTCTATAAATTTAACGCGACTCATCCCCAAGATCCATCTCTGGATCCAAAATATGCTGCATCATTGAAGAGAAGATGTCCTAAATCAAGTGCCCAAGATCGTACAGTGAATCTTGATTCCCTGACACCTCAACGTTTGGACAACCAATATTACGTGGGACTAAAGTATAACAGAGGCTTATTGACATCAGATCAGACGCTATTAACGAGCCCTCTGACATCTAAGAACGCATGGAACAATGCTAATTACGGATCAAACTGGAGCGCTAAGTTTGCTGCTGCTATGGTTCGTATGGGCTCTATCGACGTCCTGACAGGAAAACAAGGAGAGATCAGAAGGATTTGCAGTGTCGTGAACTAA
- the LOC108222339 gene encoding peroxidase 5, whose product MMNFKSSESVEVVWFCCLILSCVVSTMGDSSSQLMVGYYSGSCPAAEVIVRNVVNKAASQNPGIAAGLIRLHFHDCFVRGCDGSVLLNSTPGIPSEKSHPANNPSLKGFEVIDEAKSKLETMCPNVVSCSDILAFAARDSVFKAGGINYAVPSGRRDGRVSLFDEVTQNLPPPSFDAKQLVDNFARKGLSLDEMVTLSGAHSIGVSHCSSFSNRLYNFNATHPQDPSMDPKYAALLKNKCPQTSSQDPTVSLDSLTPGRLDNQYYVGLRNRRGLLTSDQTLLTSPLTSRNAWNNARFGSNWDAKFAAAMVRMGSIEVLTGTQGEIRKICSAVN is encoded by the exons atgatgaatttcAAGAGCTCGGAGTCTGTGGAAGTGGTGTGGTTTTGTTGTTTGATTCTCTCTTGTGTTGTATCCACAATGGGAGATTCCTCGTCGCAGCTTATGGTTGGTTACTATAGTGGAAGCTGTCCGGCGGCAGAGGTCATTGTTAGAAATGTGGTGAACAAAGCGGCGTCGCAGAATCCAGGCATTGCTGCTGGCCTCATTCGGCTGCATTTCCATGACTGCTTTGTCAGG GGTTGTGATGGTTCAGTTCTATTGAATTCAACACCGGGAATACCATCTGAGAAATCACATCCAGCTAATAATCCGAGTCTAAAAGGTTTTGAAGTAATTGATGAGGCCAAGTCTAAGCTCGAAACTATGTGTCCCAACGTAGTGTCATGTTCAGATATACTAGCTTTTGCTGCCCGCGACAGTGTTTTTAAAGCGGGAGGCATCAATTATGCAGTTCCTTCAGGCCGTCGTGATGGACGTGTTTCACTATTCGACGAAGTCACACAAAATCTCCCTCCACCTTCATTTGACGCCAAGCAACTTGTAGACAACTTTGCACGGAAAGGGTTGTCATTAGACGAAATGGTCACGCTCTCTGGCGCTCACTCTATTGGTGTCTCACATTGTAGCTCATTTTCAAATCGTCTCTACAATTTTAACGCGACACATCCCCAAGACCCGTCCATGGACCCGAAATATGCTGCATTGCTGAAGAACAAGTGTCCCCAAACAAGCTCCCAAGATCCTACTGTGAGCCTTGATTCTCTGACACCCGGACGCTTGGACAATCAGTATTATGTGGGGCTGAGAAACAGAAGAGGCTTATTGACTTCTGATCAGACATTGTTAACGAGCCCTTTGACATCTAGGAATGCATGGAACAATGCTAGGTTTGGATCGAATTGGGACGCTAAATTTGCTGCTGCAATGGTGCGCATGGGCTCTATCGAAGTCCTTACAGGGACACAAGGGGAGATTAGGAAGATCTGTTCTGCTgtcaactaa
- the LOC108220972 gene encoding peroxidase 5-like: protein MMKVKSLKCMELVLCCCLILSCIVSTIGASSPLKVGYYRKSCPRAESIVRNAVTKAVSQNPGIAAGLIRMHFHDCFVRGCDGSVLLDSTSNNLAEKSHPANNPSLRGFEVIDEAKAKLEAICPNKVSCSDILAFAARDSALRAGGIKYAVPSGRRDGTESVFDDVTQNLPPPSLNAEQLVQNFARKGLSLDEMVTLSGAHSIGVSHCSSFTDRLYKFNATHPQDPSLDRKYAASLKRRCPKSSAQDRTVNLDSLTPQRLDNQYYVGLKYNRGLLTSDQTLLTSPLTSKNAWNNANYGSNWSAKFAAAMVRMGSIEVLTGKQGEIRRMCSVVN from the exons atgatgaAGGTAAAGAGCTTGAAGTGCATGGAACTGGTGCTGTGTTGTTGTTTGATTCTGTCTTGTATCGTATCCACAATAGGAGCTTCGTCGCCACTTAAGGTTGGTTACTACAGGAAAAGCTGTCCAAGGGCGGAGTCAATTGTAAGAAATGCTGTGACCAAAGCGGTGTCGCAGAATCCAGGCATTGCTGCTGGCCTCATTAGAATGCATTTCCATGACTGCTTTGTCAGG GGTTGTGATGGTTCGGTACTGTTGGATTCCACATCAAATAACCTAGCTGAAAAATCTCATCCCGCTAATAATCCAAGTCTACGAGGTTTTGAGGTGATTGACGAGGCCAAAGCTAAGCTTGAAGCTATATGTCCCAACAAGGTGTCCTGTTCAGACATACTAGCCTTTGCTGCCCGTGACAGCGCTCTCAGAGCCGGAGGCATAAAATATGCAGTCCCTTCAGGGCGTCGTGACGGGACTGAATCAGTATTTGATGACGTTACACAAAATCTCCCTCCCCCTTCCCTTAACGCCGAGCAACTTGTACAAAACTTTGCACGCAAAGGATTATCATTAGACGAAATGGTCACACTCTCTGGCGCTCATTCAATTGGCGTTTCACATTGCAGCTCATTCACAGACCGTCTCTATAAATTTAACGCGACTCATCCCCAAGATCCGTCTCTGGATCGAAAATATGCTGCATCATTGAAGAGAAGGTGTCCTAAATCAAGTGCACAAGACCGTACAGTGAATCTTGATTCTCTGACACCTCAACGTTTGGACAACCAATATTATGTGGGACTAAAGTATAACAGAGGCTTATTGACTTCAGATCAGACGCTATTAACGAGCCCTCTGACATCTAAGAACGCATGGAACAATGCTAATTATGGATCAAACTGGAGCGCTAAGTTTGCGGCTGCTATGGTTCGTATGGGCTCTATCGAAGTCCTGACAGGAAAACAAGGAGAGATAAGAAGGATGTGCAGTGTCGTGAACTGA